One Cupriavidus oxalaticus genomic region harbors:
- a CDS encoding BON domain-containing protein: MHPFRNPGSSSWWRDEEAPRRDRADDPRGYGEGRYGQSGGPARDYGEGRYEGRQRHGDDAQGQGYYGSRQGGGEDWQRSGQRAPWDDDESWRGSGGDQGGNVRDEWGESRRGGQAMTGRQGGMRSRRSEYDQGYGISDYASPGAQTRPPRSGSSTSSYGWESGWDEDDDGRTGMSERPGSAGRSAGDFGSQGPGEGRFAQQLRGRDRVGPKGYQRSDERIREEICERLAHAPYVDVQDVEVDVEGGVVRLSGNVRDRRQKYCIEDIADDVFGVREIHNGIRLGAAGPFGVSGISEGAGDTRRTGSAAGGQGHVSGVSSAGSATGSTASSYGGGMEMGSGGPGAGRDSTGGTTRI, from the coding sequence ATGCATCCATTCCGGAATCCAGGCAGCAGCTCGTGGTGGCGCGACGAAGAGGCGCCGCGCCGCGACCGCGCGGACGACCCGCGCGGCTACGGCGAAGGACGCTACGGGCAGTCGGGCGGGCCGGCCCGCGACTATGGCGAAGGGCGGTACGAAGGCCGCCAGCGCCACGGCGACGATGCCCAGGGGCAGGGCTATTACGGCAGCCGTCAGGGCGGCGGCGAAGACTGGCAGCGGTCCGGCCAGCGCGCGCCGTGGGACGACGATGAATCGTGGCGCGGCAGCGGCGGGGACCAGGGTGGCAACGTGCGCGACGAGTGGGGCGAAAGCCGCCGCGGCGGCCAGGCCATGACCGGCCGCCAGGGCGGCATGCGTTCGCGCCGAAGCGAGTATGACCAGGGCTACGGCATTTCCGATTACGCCTCGCCCGGCGCGCAGACGCGCCCCCCGCGCAGCGGGTCGTCCACCTCTTCCTATGGATGGGAGAGCGGCTGGGATGAGGACGACGACGGCCGCACCGGCATGTCGGAGCGGCCCGGTTCGGCGGGGCGCAGCGCCGGCGATTTTGGCAGCCAGGGCCCGGGCGAAGGGCGGTTTGCCCAGCAGTTGCGTGGGCGCGACCGCGTCGGCCCGAAGGGCTACCAGCGCAGCGACGAGCGTATCCGTGAAGAAATCTGCGAGCGCCTGGCCCATGCGCCCTATGTCGACGTGCAGGACGTTGAGGTCGACGTGGAGGGCGGGGTGGTGCGGCTGAGCGGCAACGTGCGCGATCGCCGCCAGAAATACTGCATCGAAGACATCGCCGACGATGTGTTCGGCGTGCGCGAGATCCATAACGGTATCCGGCTGGGCGCCGCCGGACCGTTTGGCGTCTCGGGCATTTCCGAGGGGGCCGGGGATACACGGCGCACCGGTTCCGCCGCGGGCGGGCAAGGCCATGTCAGCGGCGTCAGCAGTGCCGGCAGCGCGACCGGGTCGACGGCCAGCAGCTATGGCGGCGGCATGGAAATGGGCAGTGGCGGCCCGGGTGCCGGCCGGGACAGCACCGGCGGCACCACGCGCATCTGA
- a CDS encoding SDR family NAD(P)-dependent oxidoreductase, whose product MPSPTPIPTPSPAPTGLLAVVTGASSGIGYELARCCVQRGYDLVIAADEPQIEVAAAQLRDEGARVEALVADLSTPAGVEQLCAALDNRRVDVLCANAGRGLGHAFLDQDFADIQRVLETNVTGTVHLLHRVGQGMREQRSGRILITGSIAGFMPGTYQAVYNATKAFLDSFSYALRHELLGSGVTVTCLMPGATETEFFERADLLDTRIGQQKKADPAEVARTGFDTMMRGEGEVITGWQNKLRAAIAMVTPADVLAEQHRRMAQPRSEADDRLPPEDPPGAPRRDV is encoded by the coding sequence ATTCCCTCCCCGACTCCAATCCCGACTCCATCCCCGGCCCCCACAGGCCTGCTTGCGGTGGTCACCGGCGCCTCGTCAGGCATCGGCTACGAACTGGCGCGCTGCTGCGTGCAGCGCGGCTATGACCTCGTCATCGCCGCCGATGAGCCGCAGATCGAGGTTGCCGCCGCGCAACTGCGCGACGAAGGTGCGCGGGTAGAGGCGCTGGTGGCGGACCTCTCCACACCGGCCGGCGTGGAGCAGTTGTGCGCGGCCTTGGACAACCGCCGGGTCGACGTGCTCTGCGCCAATGCCGGCCGCGGCCTCGGCCACGCGTTCCTGGACCAGGACTTTGCCGACATCCAGCGCGTGCTGGAAACCAACGTGACGGGCACCGTCCACCTGTTGCACCGGGTGGGCCAAGGCATGCGCGAGCAGCGCAGCGGACGCATCCTGATCACGGGCTCGATCGCCGGCTTCATGCCCGGCACCTACCAGGCGGTGTACAACGCCACCAAGGCGTTCCTGGATTCGTTTTCATATGCACTGCGGCACGAGTTGCTGGGCAGCGGCGTCACCGTGACCTGCCTGATGCCCGGCGCGACGGAGACGGAGTTCTTCGAGCGGGCCGACCTGCTCGACACTAGGATCGGCCAGCAGAAGAAGGCCGACCCGGCCGAGGTCGCACGGACCGGTTTCGATACGATGATGCGCGGCGAAGGCGAGGTCATCACCGGGTGGCAGAACAAGCTGCGTGCGGCGATTGCCATGGTCACGCCAGCCGACGTGCTGGCCGAGCAGCATCGCCGCATGGCGCAGCCGCGCAGCGAGGCCGACGACCGGCTGCCGCCGGAGGACCCGCCTGGCGCACCGCGCCGCGACGTTTGA
- a CDS encoding flavodoxin family protein, producing the protein MKTLLIVYHTMTGGTRQMAEAAAAAARTQEGVAVVLKRAAEAGPDDVLAADGYLFATPENLAAIAGMMKDFFDRCYYPALDRINGRPYATMICAGSDGQNALRQVERIATGWRLNPVAPGLIVCTHAQTPERILAPKQIEADDLARCAALGEGLAAGLALGVF; encoded by the coding sequence ATGAAAACGCTGTTGATCGTCTACCACACCATGACCGGCGGCACCCGCCAGATGGCCGAGGCCGCGGCGGCGGCCGCGCGCACGCAGGAAGGCGTCGCCGTCGTGCTCAAGCGTGCGGCCGAAGCCGGCCCGGACGATGTGCTGGCTGCCGACGGTTACCTGTTCGCCACGCCGGAAAACCTCGCCGCCATCGCGGGGATGATGAAGGACTTCTTCGACCGCTGTTATTACCCCGCGCTGGACCGGATCAACGGCCGCCCCTACGCCACCATGATCTGCGCCGGCAGCGACGGCCAGAACGCATTGCGCCAGGTCGAGCGCATCGCCACCGGCTGGCGCCTCAATCCCGTTGCGCCCGGGCTGATCGTCTGCACGCACGCGCAGACACCGGAGCGCATCCTCGCACCCAAGCAGATCGAGGCGGACGACCTGGCGCGCTGCGCGGCGCTGGGCGAAGGCCTGGCGGCCGGGCTGGCGCTGGGCGTCTTCTGA
- a CDS encoding DUF2880 domain-containing protein encodes MLSPRPPLSPRSLSAPLVLVLLLGSAAIVQAADEAPKPRGRDEAPEAPIACMKAVKAALPNPGSFKWVSGKTRKVAEDAYSVVGDVEYLAQDGAVRKAKVQCDVMRAPGNQFVVPKVRLPQ; translated from the coding sequence ATGCTTTCGCCGCGCCCGCCGCTGTCTCCGCGTTCCCTGTCCGCCCCGCTGGTGCTGGTGTTGTTGCTTGGCAGCGCGGCGATTGTGCAGGCCGCGGATGAAGCGCCAAAGCCGCGCGGACGCGACGAGGCCCCCGAAGCCCCGATCGCCTGCATGAAGGCGGTCAAGGCCGCGCTGCCCAATCCCGGCAGCTTCAAGTGGGTCAGCGGCAAGACCCGCAAGGTCGCGGAAGACGCTTACAGCGTGGTGGGCGATGTCGAGTACCTCGCGCAGGACGGCGCGGTGCGCAAGGCCAAGGTCCAGTGCGACGTCATGCGCGCGCCCGGCAACCAGTTCGTGGTGCCCAAGGTGCGGCTGCCGCAGTAG
- a CDS encoding DUF1579 domain-containing protein, giving the protein MKTEAQKEHRWLQRLVGEWMAEGEAVMGPDQPAQKWQIPERVTGIGELWVQGTAQGDMPGCGPATTVMTLGYDPARKHFVGTFIGSMMTHLWVYEGDLDAGGQQLTLRAEGPDCSGNGRTVRYRDVIAFKDDNERTLTSFMQGENGEWTEIMKATYRRKR; this is encoded by the coding sequence ATGAAGACCGAAGCACAGAAGGAACACCGCTGGCTGCAACGGCTGGTGGGCGAATGGATGGCCGAAGGAGAGGCCGTGATGGGACCGGACCAGCCTGCGCAGAAGTGGCAGATCCCCGAGCGCGTGACCGGTATTGGCGAGCTCTGGGTACAGGGCACGGCGCAGGGCGACATGCCGGGCTGCGGCCCCGCCACCACCGTGATGACGCTGGGCTACGACCCGGCCCGCAAGCATTTCGTCGGTACCTTCATCGGCTCGATGATGACCCACCTGTGGGTCTACGAGGGCGACCTCGATGCCGGCGGCCAGCAGCTGACGCTGCGCGCCGAGGGGCCGGACTGTTCGGGCAATGGCCGCACGGTCCGGTACCGCGATGTGATTGCCTTCAAGGATGACAACGAACGGACGCTGACGTCGTTCATGCAAGGCGAGAACGGCGAGTGGACCGAGATCATGAAGGCCACTTACCGCCGCAAGCGCTAG
- a CDS encoding VTT domain-containing protein: MRPPNPPGTPNPPGTPTPPAPDTPPESQELRPFTLEPGRNCWRVEPCHRFAMLVDGDAYFRALREALPRAEHTIFILGWDIDSRMELVPEGAHDGLPEGLRDFLCALADRRPELRIYILSWDYAMVMAMEREWLPSASAHWQAHRHLSFRLDGNHPPGASHHQKVVVIDSKVAFVGGLDLTLRRWDDNRHAPGAPLRVAEGKSYPPFHDVQCALDGPAAAALAILCAARWLRATGRKPRPPAATSSDPWPPSLAPELTDVRVGIARTMPVCEDEPGVGEIRMLMRDAIASARHSIYMENQYFSSGEIAKALAGRLGRDNGPDIVLVSRRNESGWLEAHSMGVLRARLYRRLRAADSGDRFHLYCPTIPGLLPECVNIHSKVTVIDDDFLTIGSSNLSNRSLGLDTECNVVVTSGGDPRVREAIAAMRARLLGEHLDVAPEAFQAKVAETRSLLAAIRALQRTDGRTLEDYEPPLPDDLDAASPADHLLDPIEPIDTDQVLAEFVSHEARPRVMGRVGMMVALALVLAGLAFAWRYTPLREWADFRALLAVVERLDDMPMAPLAMMGIYLAGAVTMLPVTLLILVTVVVFGPFYGAALALGGTMLSTGAGYLAGRLLGRNTVRRFGGRRLNRVSHQLGRHGVLAMVVLRLVPIAPFSLVNLVVGASRISLRDCLAGTALGMLPGIAISAFLVDRVAAAARHPGLATFALLALVLLLPASLLLLLRRRRRRNAERRKAERHRPVKQQDSHPDSRQDGQPA, translated from the coding sequence ATGAGGCCCCCGAATCCGCCCGGCACCCCGAATCCGCCCGGCACCCCGACGCCGCCAGCGCCGGACACTCCGCCTGAATCGCAGGAACTGCGCCCCTTTACGCTGGAGCCGGGGCGCAACTGCTGGCGTGTCGAACCTTGCCACCGCTTTGCCATGCTCGTCGACGGCGACGCCTATTTCCGCGCGCTGCGCGAAGCATTGCCGCGCGCCGAGCACACCATTTTTATCCTCGGCTGGGACATCGACAGCCGCATGGAACTCGTGCCCGAAGGCGCGCACGACGGCCTGCCCGAGGGGCTGCGCGACTTCCTTTGCGCGCTGGCCGACCGCCGTCCCGAACTGCGCATCTACATCCTGAGCTGGGACTACGCCATGGTGATGGCGATGGAGCGCGAATGGCTGCCGTCGGCCAGCGCGCACTGGCAGGCGCACCGGCACCTGTCGTTCCGCCTCGACGGCAACCATCCCCCAGGCGCCTCGCACCACCAGAAGGTGGTGGTGATCGACAGCAAGGTTGCTTTCGTCGGCGGGCTGGACCTGACGCTGCGCCGCTGGGACGACAACCGCCACGCGCCAGGCGCGCCACTGCGCGTTGCCGAGGGCAAGTCCTACCCGCCCTTCCATGACGTCCAGTGCGCACTCGATGGTCCGGCCGCCGCCGCGCTCGCCATCCTGTGCGCGGCGCGCTGGCTGCGCGCGACCGGGCGCAAGCCGCGTCCGCCAGCGGCGACATCCTCGGATCCCTGGCCGCCCAGCCTGGCGCCGGAACTGACCGACGTGCGCGTCGGCATCGCCCGCACCATGCCGGTGTGCGAGGACGAGCCAGGCGTGGGCGAGATCCGCATGCTGATGCGCGACGCCATTGCGTCGGCCCGGCACAGCATCTACATGGAAAACCAGTACTTCAGCTCGGGCGAGATCGCCAAGGCGCTGGCCGGACGGCTGGGGCGGGACAACGGGCCAGACATCGTGCTGGTGTCGCGGCGCAACGAAAGCGGCTGGCTGGAAGCGCACAGCATGGGCGTGCTGCGCGCGCGCCTGTACCGCCGCCTGCGCGCCGCGGACAGCGGCGACCGCTTCCACCTGTACTGCCCGACGATCCCCGGGCTGCTGCCGGAATGCGTCAACATCCACAGCAAGGTCACCGTGATCGACGACGATTTCCTGACCATCGGCTCATCCAACCTCAGCAACCGTTCGTTGGGGCTGGACACCGAATGCAACGTGGTGGTGACCTCGGGCGGCGACCCGCGCGTGCGTGAAGCCATCGCGGCCATGCGGGCCCGGCTGCTGGGCGAGCACCTGGACGTCGCGCCCGAGGCATTCCAGGCCAAGGTGGCCGAAACGCGCAGCCTGCTGGCGGCCATCCGCGCGCTGCAGCGAACCGATGGCCGCACGCTGGAAGACTACGAGCCGCCGCTGCCGGACGATCTCGATGCCGCCTCGCCGGCCGACCACCTGCTCGACCCCATCGAGCCCATCGACACCGACCAGGTGCTGGCCGAGTTCGTCAGCCACGAAGCACGCCCGCGCGTGATGGGCCGTGTCGGCATGATGGTGGCGCTGGCCCTGGTGCTGGCGGGGCTGGCCTTCGCCTGGCGCTACACGCCGCTGCGCGAATGGGCGGATTTCCGCGCGCTGCTGGCCGTGGTCGAGCGCCTGGACGACATGCCCATGGCGCCGCTGGCGATGATGGGGATATACCTGGCCGGCGCGGTGACCATGCTGCCGGTGACGCTGCTGATCCTCGTGACCGTGGTGGTGTTCGGGCCGTTCTACGGCGCCGCGCTGGCGCTGGGCGGCACCATGCTGAGCACCGGCGCGGGCTACCTGGCGGGCCGCCTGCTCGGGCGCAATACCGTGCGGCGCTTCGGCGGCCGGCGGCTGAACCGGGTCAGCCACCAGCTGGGCAGGCACGGCGTGCTGGCGATGGTGGTGTTGCGGCTGGTGCCGATCGCACCGTTCTCGCTGGTCAACCTGGTGGTTGGCGCCTCGCGCATCAGCCTGCGCGACTGCCTGGCGGGCACGGCGCTGGGGATGCTGCCGGGCATCGCGATCTCCGCCTTCCTGGTCGACCGCGTTGCCGCCGCGGCGCGCCACCCGGGGCTGGCGACTTTTGCCCTGCTGGCGCTGGTGCTGTTGCTGCCGGCATCGCTGCTGCTGTTGCTGCGGCGCCGGCGCCGGCGCAATGCCGAACGCCGCAAGGCGGAACGGCACCGGCCAGTCAAGCAACAGGACAGCCACCCGGACAGCCGGCAGGACGGCCAGCCAGCATGA
- a CDS encoding DUF2188 domain-containing protein, which translates to MTSRSIHVLPAATDNDNAARDGEWALTIEGMDGMGDGEEATALHFPTQEAAIAEGWTRARQAGVSLCIHGRDGLVRERKIYCRAAGTMSRPGH; encoded by the coding sequence ATGACTTCACGCAGCATCCACGTGCTTCCTGCCGCCACCGACAACGACAATGCCGCCCGCGACGGCGAATGGGCCCTGACCATCGAAGGCATGGATGGCATGGGCGATGGCGAGGAAGCCACGGCGCTGCACTTTCCCACCCAGGAAGCCGCCATCGCCGAGGGCTGGACGCGGGCGCGCCAGGCCGGCGTGTCGCTGTGCATCCATGGGCGCGATGGCCTGGTGCGCGAGCGCAAAATCTATTGCCGCGCTGCCGGGACCATGTCCCGCCCGGGGCATTGA
- a CDS encoding entericidin A/B family lipoprotein, producing the protein MRKLFALFALAGVMLVTGCNTMAGAGKDIERGGEKVQGAAENTKQKM; encoded by the coding sequence ATGAGAAAGCTATTCGCACTGTTTGCCCTCGCCGGCGTGATGCTGGTCACGGGTTGCAACACCATGGCCGGTGCAGGCAAGGATATCGAACGCGGCGGCGAGAAGGTGCAAGGCGCGGCGGAAAACACCAAGCAGAAAATGTAA
- a CDS encoding AraC family transcriptional regulator — protein MDALSDLLRAVQLSGAVFLNGEFKSPWCLVSEADAELRAAFLPGTDRVVSYHLITEGVCWARLLGSTGPGVRVESGELLVVPQGEPHVLGSDLHLQPVQSAPLVADMLRNSPGEVMRVSYGGGGETTRMVCGFLGFDDTMGNPLLTSLPRLFKVGLDNGIESAWLATALAFATSEAAEPRAGTATVLAKLSELLFVQAVRRCIDTLPENESGWLAALRDRYVGRALSRMHARPAYPWTVDELAGNVGLSRSALAQRFTDLLGQPPMQYLAHWRLRTAAAELRSGNRSVGEIAGAVGYDSEAAFSRAFKREFGLPPASWRRSRADEERVAVTAAH, from the coding sequence ATGGATGCCTTGTCCGACCTGCTGCGCGCCGTGCAACTGAGCGGCGCCGTCTTCCTCAACGGCGAATTCAAGTCGCCGTGGTGCCTGGTGTCTGAAGCGGATGCTGAATTGCGCGCCGCCTTCCTGCCCGGCACCGATCGCGTCGTCTCCTACCATCTGATTACCGAAGGCGTGTGCTGGGCCCGTCTTCTCGGCAGCACGGGGCCGGGCGTGCGCGTCGAGAGCGGCGAGCTGCTGGTGGTGCCGCAGGGCGAGCCGCACGTGCTGGGCAGCGACCTGCACCTGCAGCCGGTGCAGTCCGCCCCGCTGGTCGCGGACATGCTGCGCAACAGCCCGGGCGAAGTCATGCGCGTGTCGTACGGCGGCGGTGGCGAGACCACGCGCATGGTGTGCGGCTTCCTCGGGTTCGACGACACCATGGGCAACCCGCTGCTGACCTCGCTGCCGCGCCTGTTCAAGGTGGGACTCGACAACGGCATCGAATCGGCGTGGCTCGCCACCGCGCTGGCCTTTGCCACCTCGGAAGCCGCCGAACCGCGGGCAGGCACCGCCACGGTGCTGGCCAAGCTGTCGGAACTGCTTTTCGTGCAGGCGGTGCGGCGCTGCATCGACACGCTGCCGGAAAACGAAAGCGGCTGGCTCGCCGCGCTGCGCGACCGCTACGTGGGGCGTGCGCTGTCGCGCATGCATGCGCGCCCGGCCTACCCGTGGACGGTGGACGAGCTGGCCGGCAATGTAGGACTGTCGCGCTCGGCGCTGGCGCAGCGCTTTACCGACCTGCTCGGCCAGCCGCCGATGCAGTACCTGGCGCACTGGCGCCTGCGCACCGCGGCGGCGGAACTGCGCAGCGGCAACCGCTCGGTCGGCGAGATCGCCGGGGCGGTCGGGTATGACTCCGAGGCGGCGTTCAGCCGCGCCTTCAAGCGCGAGTTCGGCCTGCCGCCGGCAAGCTGGCGCCGCAGCCGCGCCGACGAGGAGCGCGTGGCGGTGACCGCCGCGCACTAA
- a CDS encoding acyl-CoA dehydrogenase family protein, with protein METVIAPDASAGAQADWLALAAALGRTFDTRAPEIDASEQFVSANYDDLRAHRFFAAAVPQELGGAGLSHQELGAVLRELGKYCGSTALAFAMHTHPVATAAWRWRNQKAPVEGLLKRVAGEQMVLLGSGGSDWLQGSGKATRVDGGFRVDGRKIFASGAPAADLFMTCAVYDDPEAGPTVLHFALPMKSPGVSVMSNWHTLGMRGTGSHDVLLEGVLVPDTAVAARRPQGVWHPMMHTVSMIALPLIYAVYVGIAEAARDIALQLARQRRLNAHAVEAAGRLCNEAEAARMALDTMFDAAAGQAPGAVTTNRIMGGRALAARAVLATVEAAMDLAGGAGFYRDAGLERRFRDAQGARFHPLQAGAQQEYAGRMALGLDIDAPPGEVRQAAQ; from the coding sequence ATGGAAACAGTTATCGCCCCCGATGCCAGCGCCGGTGCGCAGGCCGACTGGCTCGCACTTGCCGCGGCGCTGGGCCGCACCTTCGACACCCGCGCCCCCGAGATCGACGCGAGCGAGCAGTTCGTCAGCGCGAACTACGACGACCTGCGTGCGCACCGATTCTTTGCCGCCGCCGTGCCGCAGGAGCTGGGCGGTGCCGGCCTGTCGCACCAGGAGCTGGGCGCCGTGCTGCGCGAGCTGGGCAAGTACTGCGGATCGACCGCGCTGGCCTTTGCCATGCACACGCACCCGGTGGCCACCGCGGCATGGCGCTGGCGCAACCAGAAGGCGCCGGTGGAAGGGCTGCTCAAGCGCGTGGCGGGCGAGCAGATGGTGCTGCTGGGCAGCGGCGGCTCGGACTGGCTGCAGGGCAGCGGCAAGGCCACGCGCGTCGATGGCGGCTTCCGCGTGGACGGACGCAAGATTTTCGCCAGCGGCGCGCCGGCGGCGGACCTGTTCATGACCTGCGCGGTGTACGACGATCCCGAAGCGGGGCCCACGGTGCTGCATTTCGCGCTGCCGATGAAGAGCCCCGGTGTGAGCGTGATGTCGAACTGGCACACGCTGGGCATGCGCGGCACGGGCTCGCATGATGTGCTGCTCGAAGGCGTGCTGGTGCCCGACACTGCCGTCGCCGCGCGCCGCCCGCAAGGCGTCTGGCATCCGATGATGCATACCGTCTCGATGATTGCGCTGCCGCTGATCTATGCGGTCTACGTCGGCATTGCCGAAGCGGCGCGCGACATTGCGCTGCAGCTGGCGCGGCAGCGCCGCCTGAACGCGCATGCGGTGGAAGCGGCCGGCCGCCTTTGCAACGAAGCGGAAGCCGCGCGCATGGCGCTGGATACGATGTTCGACGCAGCGGCGGGGCAGGCGCCGGGTGCGGTGACCACCAACCGCATCATGGGCGGGCGCGCGCTGGCGGCGCGCGCGGTGCTGGCGACAGTGGAAGCGGCGATGGACCTGGCCGGCGGGGCGGGCTTCTATCGCGACGCCGGGCTGGAGCGGCGCTTCCGCGATGCGCAGGGCGCGCGCTTCCATCCGTTGCAGGCCGGTGCCCAGCAGGAGTACGCCGGGCGCATGGCGCTGGGCCTGGATATCGATGCGCCTCCCGGCGAGGTGCGGCAGGCCGCGCAATGA
- a CDS encoding flavin reductase family protein — MIPALAPLPYATEACNDSGCDDLGGASGGMGDDTRARRALRDALGQFATGVTVVTAADAQGRPVGVTINAFTSVSLAPPLLLWCLARESGSLPALRAAPCHAINVLGGGQLALCRRFAGRDIDRFAGIDCRPGPCGTVLLAGALATFICRHRSVRALGDHVVFVAEVVAYDTVPGAPLVFHGGGFGDGVASIDAGAA, encoded by the coding sequence ATGATCCCCGCCCTGGCCCCGCTGCCGTATGCCACCGAGGCCTGCAACGACAGCGGCTGCGATGACCTGGGCGGGGCCTCTGGCGGCATGGGCGACGACACCCGGGCACGGCGCGCGCTGCGCGACGCGCTCGGGCAGTTCGCCACCGGCGTGACGGTGGTGACCGCCGCGGATGCGCAGGGCCGGCCGGTGGGCGTGACGATCAACGCCTTCACTTCCGTATCGCTGGCGCCGCCGCTGCTGCTGTGGTGCCTGGCGCGCGAATCCGGCAGCCTGCCGGCACTGCGCGCCGCGCCCTGCCATGCGATCAACGTGCTCGGCGGCGGGCAGCTGGCCCTGTGCCGGCGCTTTGCGGGCCGTGATATCGACCGCTTTGCCGGCATCGACTGCCGCCCCGGACCGTGCGGCACCGTGCTGCTCGCCGGCGCGCTGGCGACGTTCATCTGCCGGCACCGCTCGGTGCGCGCGCTCGGCGACCACGTGGTGTTTGTGGCCGAGGTAGTGGCCTATGACACAGTCCCGGGCGCGCCGCTGGTGTTCCATGGCGGCGGCTTTGGCGACGGGGTGGCGAGCATCGACGCCGGCGCGGCCTAG
- a CDS encoding DMT family transporter, translating to MPSANTVLLTTLAMLAFAGNSLLCRLALEGTTIDAASFTLARVAAAAAVLWIIVVVQHRLLRTDTMAWFPPLAGNWVSALALFCYAAAFSFAYLRLGAGTGALLLFAAVQATMTGYGLAAGEPLRMQQWIGLALALAGLVWLLLPGLATPPLLSSLLMIGAGIAWGIYSLHGRRNANPVTTTAGNFLRAVPLTLALAAVMQAQRSLDRAGLVYALLSGAVTSGLGYVVWYAVVPRLRAATAATVQLSVPVIAAAGGIVLLNETLTLRLAVSAAAVLGGIALVIAGKARGARVLR from the coding sequence ATGCCGAGTGCGAACACCGTCCTGCTGACCACGCTGGCCATGCTGGCTTTCGCCGGCAATTCCCTGCTATGCCGGCTGGCGCTGGAAGGCACCACCATCGATGCGGCCAGCTTTACGCTGGCGCGCGTCGCCGCGGCGGCCGCGGTGCTGTGGATCATCGTGGTGGTGCAGCACCGTCTGCTGCGCACTGACACCATGGCGTGGTTTCCGCCGCTGGCCGGCAACTGGGTCTCCGCGCTGGCGCTGTTCTGTTATGCCGCGGCGTTTTCGTTTGCCTACCTGCGCCTGGGCGCCGGCACCGGCGCGCTGCTGCTGTTCGCTGCCGTGCAGGCCACCATGACAGGCTACGGGCTGGCGGCCGGCGAGCCGCTGCGCATGCAGCAATGGATCGGCCTGGCGCTCGCGCTTGCCGGGCTGGTGTGGCTGTTGCTGCCGGGACTGGCGACGCCGCCGCTGTTGTCGTCGCTGCTGATGATCGGCGCGGGCATCGCATGGGGTATCTATTCGCTGCACGGCCGGCGCAATGCCAATCCGGTAACGACCACGGCCGGCAATTTCCTGCGCGCGGTGCCGCTGACGCTGGCGCTGGCCGCGGTGATGCAGGCACAGCGTTCGCTGGATCGCGCAGGCCTGGTGTACGCACTGCTGTCCGGCGCGGTCACCTCCGGGCTTGGCTACGTGGTCTGGTATGCGGTGGTGCCGCGCCTGCGCGCGGCCACCGCCGCGACGGTGCAGCTGAGCGTGCCAGTCATCGCCGCGGCGGGCGGCATCGTGCTGCTGAATGAAACGCTGACGCTGCGGCTCGCCGTCAGCGCGGCGGCCGTGCTCGGCGGCATTGCACTGGTGATTGCCGGCAAGGCCCGCGGCGCACGGGTGCTGCGCTAG
- a CDS encoding 2-hydroxy-3-oxopropionate reductase, producing MSKIGFIGLGVMGKPMAQHIVDGGHTVLAHTRSGVPQDLLDAGVQACSSAEDLARQSETIILMLPDTPDVEQVLFGKEGVADGLAETPGGVTVIDMSSISPIATREFARCIEALGVDYVDAPVSGGEVGARAGTLSIMAGGKQEVFDRVLPLLQLMGKNIVRVGEVGAGQVAKVANQVIVALTIEAVGEALVLAARAGADPARVREALMGGFASSRILEVHGERMIKRTFDPGFRIALHQKDLELALSTARQLGVGLPNTASCQQLFNVCHGLGGSGWDHSALVRAIEHLSSFAIGDTPPAA from the coding sequence ATGAGCAAGATCGGTTTTATCGGGCTTGGCGTGATGGGCAAGCCCATGGCGCAGCATATCGTCGACGGCGGGCATACCGTGCTCGCCCACACCCGCAGCGGCGTGCCACAGGACCTGCTGGACGCGGGCGTTCAGGCCTGCAGCAGCGCCGAGGATCTGGCGCGGCAGTCGGAAACCATCATCCTGATGCTGCCTGACACGCCCGACGTGGAGCAGGTCCTGTTCGGCAAGGAAGGCGTCGCCGACGGCCTTGCCGAGACCCCGGGCGGGGTCACGGTGATCGACATGAGCTCGATCTCGCCGATCGCCACGCGCGAGTTTGCGCGCTGCATCGAGGCGCTGGGCGTCGACTATGTCGATGCGCCGGTGTCCGGCGGCGAGGTTGGCGCCAGGGCCGGCACGCTGTCGATCATGGCCGGCGGCAAGCAGGAAGTGTTCGACCGCGTGCTGCCGCTGCTGCAGCTGATGGGCAAGAACATCGTGCGCGTGGGCGAAGTCGGCGCGGGCCAGGTGGCCAAGGTGGCCAACCAGGTGATCGTGGCCCTGACCATCGAGGCAGTCGGCGAGGCCCTGGTGCTGGCCGCGCGCGCCGGCGCCGATCCCGCGCGCGTGCGCGAGGCGCTGATGGGCGGCTTTGCCAGCTCGCGCATCCTTGAGGTCCATGGCGAACGCATGATCAAGCGGACCTTCGATCCGGGCTTCCGCATCGCCTTGCACCAGAAGGACCTGGAACTGGCGCTGTCCACCGCGCGCCAGCTGGGCGTGGGCCTGCCGAACACGGCGTCGTGCCAGCAGCTGTTCAATGTCTGCCACGGCCTTGGCGGAAGCGGCTGGGACCATTCGGCGCTGGTGCGGGCGATCGAGCACCTGTCGTCGTTCGCCATCGGCGACACACCACCGGCGGCCTGA